The sequence below is a genomic window from Chiroxiphia lanceolata isolate bChiLan1 chromosome 8, bChiLan1.pri, whole genome shotgun sequence.
CAGCAGATGTAGTGGGAACTTCCTCATTATCATCAGCACTGGGCGTTGTGTATTTCCTGCATGCCATACCGTATCTAGTGAGCCCGCCTGTGGCAGGTAAGTTCCCAAATGACTTTCCTATAATCTTATCAGTACTTCAGATTTGCCTGTTAGTGTGATGTAACAGGAGAGGAAGGACAGCAAATGCACACTAAATGTGGAGGTAGCCTCTGGGTAGAGAAATAACACACACCTAGATCTTTGTAAGTCTTTAGATCTCCCATCCCTGTCTTGATGGGATAATTTCTACATATAGAGCGagatgaaatttaaaaacaaaaccagtatgGAATGAGCTTCTAAGAGCTCTTAACGTCACCACTTCACACAGTTTAGAAATTGTGCAAGTAAAAGGAGCAAAATATTACACTGTAAAATTAccagattttgaaaatgtaaccTAAAGGAAGTTAaattccaagatttttttttttttttttggtgtggagGACTTATCTTTTAACCTCCAAACTGCTTTGAACAAGTGGGTGAGTCAGCTCCACTCCTGTTTGGTCACCAGCTCATCATTGTAATATCTAATCATCATTTTCCCCATAGATTCCATTACAATGAAGTAAATATGAGAACTGTACTCCTATTAGTCTTTAGAAAGAACTTGACACAGTTTTAATATTGTGGAAGGTCAGAGATCTTTTTCAAACAGCCAAGTACATATATATGTCTTGCGTATTTTGTCTGCTGTTCACATCAATTCCCAATTAATCACTGCTTctgaagctttttattttccatagtaaaaattattgcaaaataGCATGAGCCCAAGGCATAGCTCACTAATTGTTTCTTTATGAGGATCTGATGCACACACTATTTAATCCTAGGACTCTGTAAGCCTGTGTAAAGACTGCCAGTTAAATCCATGCAGTTTATTTAGTTTTGTGGTGATGACTGTTGTGCCTTTTCTCATGGATTTGAGATTTGAGGCTCCAAACAAGAGCCCAAAAAATCTTATCTGCCTGCTGAGGACAAATCCCTCCCTGCcctacaaggaaaaaatacagtgataGTGGTGTAAACCTGTATTGTTTGATTGTATTTATATGTGGTAACTTGTAAGTTTACAAGTTGATAAGTTTATAAAACTCCCATTGATAACAGGATTTGGAAATTATCGGAATACTAATGGATCTttaaaaccccttttttttttttcctacaggtTGGCTGGTGGACACAACTGGCAGCTATACTGCATCATTCCTCCTGTGTGGATTTTCCATGATATTTAGTTCAACACTATTGTGCTTTGCAAGACtagcaaagaaaatcaaaagaacaCATTTGCGGTCCCTCACTAGTGATACAGGCATGAAACAGCACATGTGGACAAATGGAGCAATAGCTTATTCTGTCACAGCAGAATTAGACCAAAAGGACATTGAATTTTTGGCTGTGGACACAAACAGCTGCAGCAAGAGGTGACAAGTGCCATCAAGATTCAGTAGGACACAGCCACGACTGAGACAGAGGTGGCTCCGTAGTGTTACGCTGCTGAAGATACTACTCCTGTGAACCGAGGCATCTTTCAATTAGATTTTTCTGTCGTGCTTTAGTTGACTAAAATCTACATACAGCAGCAGTAATACCAAGTTAATGCAGTAATAGAAGAAAGCTAGAATGAAAATAGAGTTTGTAGATGCAAATGTTCACAGATTTATTTGAAATGCAATGTCCACTCCACAGGTAATCAACAATTGGCTGTACTCAACAGAAAACGATAAAGTAATCAGTCACCAAAACTGAACACTaacatttacattatttaaaaaatattattaatgaCCCAAGCTTTTTGATGTTGTGGTCTAGTATGTTTCAATGGACTAATAACacacaccaccaaaaaacctcCACATGTGATTTATGCTGAAAGTATCTCTGGAGCAGCTTTAATTTTTACAATGTGCCTGAACTTTGTACATACATTCcagtttaatttcaaatataattttagacCTACTTTCCCAAGCcctctacagaaaaaaaaaaaaaaaaaaaattttttcctcctggatgTCTTTAAAGCTTGAATTTCTAAAAATTGAAATCCCAGATATGATTTTCCAGCTGATCCTTGTCTTGGAGGGTGGAAGAGGTACTGTGGCAGCTCTGCTATATGAAAAGGAGTAAATTTGTGCCAGAGGACTAGGCATGCTGATAGACAAACCTGCTTTAGCTGCATTAGTTGGAAGAATCCTAAAGGCAGCCCAGGAGACCAGAGGAGAGGCTCATGTGCTTTCAAATACAGAGGCTCTTCCTCTTGTCAAATCAGCAGCTGTTGGAGAACTTCAGAGTCCATGCAACCAGATGACTGAGAGATTGCTCCCTGACTAGGCTATGAGTAAAGAGGATTGTGCTGTGTATTGCAGTGGCAAGTCTTTCTCCTTTTGGCCCCAGGAGCTGTATCTTCAGGTGGTGCAATTTAGTTGTTTGTGCCATCTGAAGAGATGTCAGGTCACTTGTCCTTGATGGCCAGAACACAACAGCTGGGACTTGGTGGTGGTTTCCTGCTACTTGTGTGAGGAATTCACTACAGCTGGCTGCTTCATAGGAGCTAGGGACTGAATGTAGATCGTGGGTTAAATTACTGATCTGATAAATAATGGGATGTTTCTacattttcagaatgaaaatgttGTCAACAATGGAGGAACTTCACATTCCGCaatacaaataatttcagtattttgatgCTGTATAAAGCTGTGTTCTGTCCAATAACAAATTGATCAGAgtccaaataattttcattaacaCTGACCTAGCAGTTTTGTTAATCATCTGCAGTGTATTCAGTGGCTGCTCATGGTGTTCTTTTCCACGCTGTGCCTCGGAAGGGAAAGCAACATAAACTGGTGTTCATGAAGCTGATTTAGATCAAGAGTACAGCCATAGGggtataatgtattttttaatatatatgtatgaataGCATGTGTATCAAGTAGTTTAATTATTCAAgcatatttcaaatataaaatattaaaattatttgacttCAATTGTCTGTgattaaataaagcatttctcGCTGCCCTGCTTCAGAAGTGTAGTCAGAGCCAGTAGGATGATATATGTGCACAGACCACAGAATAAGAGATGGGAGTGCAAAAACTGCTTAAAGGTAATGACATAACCTTTCTTCAGCTCTGCATGAAAATTGAGTCCTGGTCCCTAATATTGTTTTTAAcatatattcattaaaaaaagacaaaaatcctcCATGAATGTTTCTTAGTGAGTtaggaaaaatatgcaaatctGGAACAAATGAAGtggttttattaattaataCTGATGAAGATAATCTTTTAGATCTTAATGCAATATTTTAGTAGTAAAGAAATGGGGCATAGTATGGTCTACAAAGaatataagtaattttaaacaaGTTATAACCACTGTTATTTACTTTACAAAAATTTAATTACTTTGTTTACCACATCATAACATGTCACTAGTTGTTCATGTCAGAGCTGCATATTGTAAAAGCCTGTTGGAATAATGTGACATGCATTTTTATCATGTAAACTATACTGTGTAATACATTCgtagcatttttaattttttttatttcaagatatttttttcataggCTTTTCCCTATATGTGTTTAAAGTAGTacttcttgttttaaatatctTATTTAGCAACAAACATTCAACTGGTTTTATACACAGACCTTTTGTAGAAAACGGTAGGATTCTTTCAAGGTTTTCTAACACTGTTTCTGCTCTGACTTAAGTCAATGGAGAAAAGCTTATATACCGAAATGATGCTTTCTGTGCATAAAACACACTGTGAAATACCAGCCCTGTCATGAATGTCCCCACAAAGAAGGAAGCGTAACAACCTGCAAGCAGAAGAAATCGGAATACAATTCAGGCTGGTGAAACTTGACACCAGACTTCTACCTCCTAGTCTACACAACCCAAGCTGAACAGTTCATCTTTATCCTGCCATGTGATATATTTCAGGGAACGCATTGTAGAAGTCTCTGgcttacaatatttttaaagaatgattCATTGtatctgtaatattttttcagacagGATAATATTCAGGCTGTCCTTCAAGGAGGAGATTTCCTGGCATGGCACAGTGCAGCAGTAAAGTGAGATAGCTGGGCTAGCTGTGAGCAATTTGCCAGGCTTACGCTGCATGTTCAGTGATCTTAgttgtcttttccaaccttagtgatcATGTAATTCTATGTTCCTGCCAGCCCTGATGGATACGAGCATCGATGGATATGAGCTTGGATGGagcactgcactgctgagcCTGTCTGGCTTCCCAGGATAGCGTGGTTTGACTTGACTGGGGTAAGATCTGTCCGAGACAGGAACAGAAAGATTGTACCTCAGATGAATCCTGCCTGGAATAATGCTCTGTTCTGTGCAGTAGATGGAAATTCAGTGTAAGTACTGCTTACAGCTGCTGAAGTTATGCCATCTGTTTCCATTGCATGAAGTTTGAATTGGGCTAGTAATAATTCTTTTGAAATTGTTTATGTTCTAgaatttatgaaattatttatgaaattatttatgttcTAGTGATAATCTGGGACATTTAATAAATTGTACATTGAAAAATTGTGTGAAGACAACATTGGAAAAGTACCTTCCGCTGAagaattgctctttttttcagaagaaacatcCTTAAAAAGTTCCTTTCAGCTTGGATAATAATTtatcttctgaaaaacaaaggctGTTTGTGCTACTATATGgggaatatattttatattgccACAATAATTCCTTGTTTGCTTTCTAAACTGTTACAAATTTATGTGAGAAGAAAGAGCTTGTTTAAGTTAAGTTGTTACAGTCCTTCATGGTCAGCATAGCAAAGTCCTAGTTGGGATTGCCTCAATAAACAATGGCTTCTTCTAAGTGACTATTCTGGTATATTTCAGtagaatttttatataatttagaAGGTGCTTTTGATTCGTAAATTAACACTTCCTGAAGGGTTAGCTTTAGTCATTTTTTCCCTGCACCATTAGCATAGGCTCCAGCGATATAATTCATACTTGGGTGCGAATTGAGAGGGGTTCAGCTTCTATGCGGTTCTGGTTTTGCCCAATGGACTTGGATGCTCCAAACTGTCTGTCATTTTGTCCACCTCCCAAAGCTCAAGCTCAGCCTCTTCCCCGTGTTGCTATGCCAGGTGGCGCAGCAGCACCACCCTGTGGGAGATAACATTTCTCCTCATTTACAAGACACGCAGAAGGCTGTGTGTACAGAGCATCCCCAGGTACTACGGTGGTCCAGCTCAGTCCTTCAGAATCTGAAGGAAGGGAGGCACAACAAATACACTTCGTGCATCACTATGTCCCGCAgtcattttatttgctgtgcAGAAGATTGAGCCACTCTGACTCTTCATAAAAATTCagctcacattttttttcaaaataatttctagtttatccttttttctttacaagatttttttccccaggagagGTCCTGGTGGCAGCATGTGGAGGGGAGAATAGATGTGCCACCACCTCTTTCTCAAATCCTTCCCTGCTGTCCTCCACCCTCTATGCCCTCAGTAGGGTTTGGATAGCAATGATGCTGAGCTTAGAAACACTCAAGATTGAGAAAGGCGGTGAGATCACCTAACATACCCTTTTGCCCACATACCTGAGCACATCACCATAGGTAGTCACTAGTTCCTGATTTCAACCCCGCTGTTCTTCCTACCAGCTTCCAGGAGTGCTCTGTCAGTCCTGCTCCCagtccttcctcttctctctcctcgCTGTTCCTTTCCGAGGTGGGGCTGCCTTTGTAAGAGAGAAGCTAGCAGGTCACTGGAAAACAAGGATAGATTTTTCCCCAGACCTTTCTTATGCAGGTGTGGTTGTATTATGTACACTGTTAAGCTCCTGATCACTTTTGCTTGTATTATGAAAGAGTCTCTGAGGGAGAGCTGAGAAGGAAGAGGTTTATTCATGTTTTCTGATCTGGCACTGTGCTTTGCACACTTTCAGGCTTTCATTCTGTCCATACAGGGGTGCTGTTGTCAGGGCAGGAATATTGCAGGATGGCTGGGAACTAAAGTGCACAGCCTTCCTGACATGGGCTCTGTCTCCGGTTTGCTTCATGCTACACTACTGGCTAGGGCTCAGAAGTGATTTGGAATTACAGCATTAGTTTTCCCTGAGCACCATGGTCTATCATACGAAGGCACACTACTGTGGAATTAGGCTGGGCTGTTGTAAAGAATATTGACTTTTAGTTAAATATCTGAAGATGATCACCTTGTCCACCCATTCTGTCATTTCAGCCCTTTATCCCATTCACTAGACTCTGGGGGCACCCACCACACTTTCCACATGCCCCTTGCATTCTGGTGCTCATGCAACTCTTGTatccagctgtgctctgccctcCGTGCCCACTTTAGTTCATTTCTTGTGTGTGTTTGCTCTCCCTGGCTTGTTTCACAACCATGGCCACAGATAGCCATCTCTTTGGCAGCTCAGGGActgcctttcctccctctccagaTGTTTGCTGTAGTGGCTCCTGATAGTGTGGTTTTGGGGAAACGAGACAGGTGCTGTTTTGTGCACAGTTTGATTCTCTGGTGCGATGCCTCTGAAGCCAGTTTTGCTGAGACCCCAGGGAAAATAAATGGGGTTATCTACTGAGTCTTTCATATCCTGCCAAAACTCTATCccttttactttttcaaatGGCCATTTTCCTTTTACCTAATCTACTAACAGGAAGACTGGTCAGCAGAGAGATACCAGAAGCAATAGTTGATGGATTTAATACCCTTTCGTAGTTCACAACAATAATACACATTTTATAAGCTTTACAGTGAACaatgcttttttaatatttttcataattaaagaGCATACAAGTTAGTAAACTGAACAAGCCTTCAACAAAAGTTCCTTctacaaaagatattttttaaatacttgaaaaagcatcagaaattCCATTTTGGTTTAAGCATGCCTTTCAACTATCTAGACAAAATACTACCATATGATTCCCTTATCTTTTTCTCAGTAGAAGGTAATATCTCATCTTTAGCTTAGAAGTTCTGTGTTCTACTGATAATCATTTAGACCCGCGTTAGTATTGAAGACCTAAGTTAGATGAGCTATTATTGTATAGCTATTATTATATATGTTACATTATATCTAAGCGTGCTCTCTGTTAGCAAATGAACAAATGAACAATCATCGTCTGCAGTTTCTACATTATAATCAGAAAGTGATACCACCCATGTTTCATCTGGTCATAAAGTCTACCTTaagacaaaaaacaaccaatgaaagaacaaaaaaagtttaGAGAGTCTCTTGAAATGTCGTtgggtttggagttttttgggtGTGAAGGATTTTTGTGAGCTTTAGCTTGAGATAGAGAGTTGTAGCTCAAATAGTGCATTCTGATATTCTTCATTATTGTGATCCAAAGCAATGGCTTTTTCATAGCACTcaattgctttttgtttctcaccatTTAGCTTATGAACGAGTCCAAGTGTACCAAAATCTGTTGCATTTCTTGAACCTCTCTCAAATTTTTGTCTTAACAATCTCTGCACAGCTTCACTGCACTTATTTCTTCCAAAGGactcttctttcattttcagccCTTCTATATAATACTCAATGGCTTTTGATACTGACCTCATGTGAAAACGCTGAAAATTGCCATAAGTGTAGTAGAGCTCTTGTTTTTCATGACAGAGTAGATTATTTCTCTGAAACAGTTCCTGAAAtatcttttctgcttcttcataTCTCTTGCCTAGTGCATACACGTTTGCTAGGCCAGTATGGGCAGCaacaaattttttcttttggtctgccacaaatttaaaatgagaaatggcAAGCTCGATGAGTCTCTCCACTTCATCTTGAGGTGCATTTCTTGTTCTTTGCaattgaaatactttttctctGTAGCAGATTCCTAGTTGGTGATGCAAAAAGCCAGAATTTGGTGTCAGTGCTAGGGCCTTTTCCAAAATCTTCGCTGCCTTGCccacttctcctttccttctgtaaaaTTTAGCAGCATATCGCAGGAAATAAGGAAGatcaggggttttttccatagCTTCTTCAATGTACCTCTCACCTTCATCAACTTGATTTAAGTCCTGAAGTTTTAATGCAAGTAATGCCATAACACAAGTATCCTCTGGATTCAGTTCCACTGCCCGCTTCAAGGCCTCAGTGGATGGGCTTGTGTCTTCACCACATCTGGAAGCTAAATTTTCCCAACGATACAGTGCTGTTGCATAGCCGGCATTAAAATCTGGGTTATCGGGTTCATCCTTTAGagcattttcaaagcaattcTTCGCTCTCTCATagtttttccccccaaaacgTAATAATGCCCATCCTTGCTCAGCACAGACCTCTGGAAGCTGCATCTTCCCATCAGC
It includes:
- the LOC116790020 gene encoding LOW QUALITY PROTEIN: interferon-induced protein with tetratricopeptide repeats 5-like (The sequence of the model RefSeq protein was modified relative to this genomic sequence to represent the inferred CDS: deleted 1 base in 1 codon), with product MWHRARLKKSSLLMQQFRFSNCRLFCFFGRLREKLEFHFLFPVKVVTDHMTVGFYKMGSIITVSSTPSALKLLKASEQKRKTMSTISKDSLKTSLLHLQCHFTWTLLKQDVDIDDLEETIVNQIKYFTESNLTDYNLLSYICHLKNSNEKALRNLKKAEEIVQKHHPDEIARRSLVTWGNYAWIYYHMERYEEAQTYVSKVENSCKKLSITADGKMQLPEVCAEQGWALLRFGGKNYERAKNCFENALKDEPDNPDFNAGYATALYRWENLASRCGEDTSPSTEALKRAVELNPEDTCVMALLALKLQDLNQVDEGERYIEEAMEKTPDLPYFLRYAAKFYRRKGEVGKAAKILEKALALTPNSGFLHHQLGICYREKVFQLQRTRNAPQDEVERLIELAISHFKFVADQKKKFVAAHTGLANVYALGKRYEEAEKIFQELFQRNNLLCHEKQELYYTYGNFQRFHMRSVSKAIEYYIEGLKMKEESFGRNKCSEAVQRLLRQKFERGSRNATDFGTLGLVHKLNGEKQKAIECYEKAIALDHNNEEYQNALFELQLSISS